A genomic segment from Nitratiruptor sp. YY08-10 encodes:
- a CDS encoding DUF6378 domain-containing protein, with protein MIEQILQERQKTHGDFKEQAEISQILKDQIALTEGYKRMLNSTQREALQMIAHKIARILAGDPNEVDHWRDIAGYATLVVKELEK; from the coding sequence ATGATTGAGCAAATACTACAAGAAAGACAAAAAACACATGGGGACTTCAAAGAGCAAGCAGAAATCTCACAAATACTCAAAGACCAGATAGCCCTCACTGAAGGCTACAAGAGAATGCTAAACTCGACTCAAAGAGAGGCACTGCAAATGATAGCACACAAAATTGCACGAATACTTGCAGGCGATCCAAATGAGGTTGATCATTGGAGAGATATAGCAGGTTATGCAACATTGGTAGTAAAGGAGCTTGAAAAATGA
- a CDS encoding PBSX family phage terminase large subunit, translating to MAKIKYIPLKPFEALVKPYRYKVYYGGRGSAKSYNFALTLLVLASQKTLRVLCAREFQNSISDSVHRLLSDLIDKYQLPNFEVTQREIRNKLTGSEFIFKGLRHNIQSIKSTEGVDICWVEEAQTVSEESWQILIPTIRKPGSEIWVSFNPYFVEDPTYQRFVVNPPSNAFVKKVTYEDNPYFPDVLREEMEYDKRTDYERYMHVWEGECITYSDAQVFRDKFVIDTIDVGNSKEVYYGADWGFAVDPTTLVRVWAIGEYLYIDQEAYKVGCTLDDTPNLFEKVAGSRKHIIRADSSRPETINFLNSRGFTIRPAPKWQGSVEDGIEFMKSFKKIIINPNCKHTAEEFRLYSYKTNSAGDILPQLEDKNNHCIDAIRYALSPLIRKRNSAKSMKIGLI from the coding sequence TTGGCAAAGATTAAATATATCCCGCTAAAGCCATTTGAAGCGCTTGTGAAGCCGTATCGCTATAAAGTCTATTATGGCGGAAGAGGAAGCGCTAAAAGCTACAATTTCGCTTTGACGCTTCTTGTACTTGCAAGTCAAAAAACTCTTAGAGTTCTTTGTGCGCGGGAGTTTCAAAACTCCATCAGTGACAGCGTCCATAGACTCTTGAGCGACCTCATAGATAAATACCAGCTGCCAAACTTTGAAGTAACGCAAAGAGAGATTAGGAACAAACTGACTGGAAGCGAGTTTATTTTCAAAGGACTCAGACATAATATTCAATCCATCAAATCGACCGAAGGCGTGGATATATGCTGGGTTGAAGAGGCGCAAACTGTGAGTGAGGAGAGTTGGCAAATACTTATCCCGACCATCAGAAAGCCAGGAAGCGAGATATGGGTCAGTTTCAACCCATACTTTGTAGAAGATCCAACTTATCAACGATTTGTGGTCAATCCTCCATCAAATGCTTTTGTTAAAAAGGTTACCTACGAAGACAACCCATACTTTCCAGATGTCCTAAGAGAAGAGATGGAGTACGATAAAAGAACGGATTATGAGCGGTATATGCACGTATGGGAGGGCGAATGCATTACTTACAGCGATGCGCAGGTTTTTAGGGATAAATTCGTAATCGATACGATAGATGTTGGTAATTCTAAAGAGGTTTACTATGGCGCTGACTGGGGCTTTGCGGTGGACCCTACAACGCTTGTAAGAGTGTGGGCAATAGGAGAGTATCTCTACATCGACCAAGAAGCATACAAAGTAGGCTGCACCCTCGATGATACGCCAAATCTGTTTGAAAAAGTCGCAGGCAGCAGGAAACATATCATACGAGCGGACAGCTCACGACCAGAGACGATCAATTTTCTCAATTCAAGAGGATTTACGATAAGACCCGCTCCAAAATGGCAAGGAAGCGTAGAGGATGGGATCGAGTTTATGAAAAGTTTCAAAAAGATCATCATCAATCCAAACTGCAAGCATACCGCCGAAGAGTTTAGGCTCTATAGCTACAAGACTAATAGTGCAGGGGATATATTGCCCCAACTAGAAGATAAGAATAATCACTGCATCGATGCTATCAGGTATGCATTATCGCCTTTGATTCGCAAGAGGAACAGCGCAAAATCAATGAAGATAGGGTTGATATGA
- a CDS encoding VRR-NUC domain-containing protein gives MNKIIGKIKRSYKPNEHDEQSKVVEFCRWNNIPIFAIPNGAWIPIKNHAMRSKYINKLKREGMSPGVPDLCIPMPNGEYHGLYIEMKVKGGFLRDEQKKWIKELNKQGYKAIVCYSADEAIEAIREYNDG, from the coding sequence ATGAATAAAATTATTGGCAAAATCAAAAGAAGCTACAAACCAAACGAACATGATGAGCAGTCAAAAGTAGTTGAATTTTGCAGGTGGAACAATATCCCGATATTTGCTATTCCAAACGGTGCGTGGATTCCAATCAAAAACCATGCCATGCGATCAAAGTACATCAATAAACTTAAACGAGAAGGAATGAGTCCAGGAGTACCGGATCTGTGTATTCCTATGCCAAACGGCGAGTATCACGGACTCTATATCGAGATGAAGGTGAAGGGCGGTTTTTTGAGAGATGAGCAGAAAAAGTGGATCAAGGAGTTGAACAAGCAAGGTTACAAAGCAATTGTTTGTTACTCGGCTGATGAGGCGATAGAGGCTATCCGGGAGTATAACGATGGCTAA
- a CDS encoding MazG-like family protein, whose amino-acid sequence MRDTFKNIRQWADDRKLLTNSTPQAQWMKLSEELGELSVAIQKNKKIDQIDAFGDVVVVLTIMAAQLGLELEECVKAAYEEIKDRKGYMSKDGVFVKEKIENEKQ is encoded by the coding sequence ATGAGAGATACATTCAAAAATATTAGACAATGGGCTGATGATAGAAAATTACTCACAAATTCAACACCACAAGCCCAATGGATGAAGCTTAGTGAGGAACTTGGCGAATTATCCGTAGCTATTCAGAAGAACAAAAAAATAGACCAAATTGACGCTTTTGGTGATGTAGTTGTGGTGCTTACAATCATGGCAGCACAGCTTGGACTTGAGCTTGAGGAGTGCGTTAAGGCTGCGTATGAAGAGATTAAGGACAGGAAAGGCTATATGAGCAAAGATGGAGTGTTTGTGAAGGAGAAGATAGAGAATGAAAAACAATGA
- a CDS encoding LexA family transcriptional regulator: protein MNWFAKNLRHYMDEKKITGEQLAKQIGVATATVIHWANGRRFPRDEEMIRKIADALGVTEQDLFDPSKKEMIVKDELHNNPKKYVSELPELQVLRDMYRLPLMDIGAGAEAVLNAEILESIYIPMELLPKDFNPKNVIVGRVIGDSMEPKFYENDIIFFDMVNGRDVILMDGIYLVRYGDTVQIKSVQFLGNGDIRIISFNDNYPPFQPVKDLGVDWEILGKPFFCWHAKFWSRLQERK, encoded by the coding sequence ATGAATTGGTTTGCCAAAAATCTTCGACACTATATGGATGAAAAGAAGATAACGGGCGAACAACTAGCTAAACAAATTGGTGTTGCGACAGCTACCGTAATTCATTGGGCAAATGGCAGACGATTTCCAAGAGACGAAGAAATGATAAGAAAAATAGCTGATGCTTTAGGTGTAACAGAACAAGATCTCTTCGACCCATCAAAAAAAGAGATGATCGTTAAAGACGAACTTCACAACAACCCCAAAAAGTATGTTAGCGAGCTTCCAGAGCTGCAAGTTCTTAGAGATATGTACCGTCTGCCTTTAATGGATATAGGCGCTGGGGCAGAAGCTGTTTTGAACGCAGAGATATTGGAATCCATTTATATACCGATGGAGTTGCTCCCAAAAGATTTCAATCCAAAAAATGTAATCGTTGGTAGAGTGATAGGCGACTCCATGGAACCAAAATTTTATGAGAACGATATTATATTTTTCGATATGGTAAACGGACGAGACGTAATACTTATGGATGGGATCTATCTTGTGCGCTATGGAGACACGGTACAAATAAAATCAGTTCAATTTCTTGGAAACGGTGACATACGCATCATAAGCTTCAACGATAATTATCCGCCATTTCAGCCGGTCAAAGATCTTGGCGTGGATTGGGAAATATTGGGTAAACCGTTTTTTTGTTGGCATGCAAAATTTTGGTCAAGACTGCAAGAGAGGAAGTAA
- a CDS encoding DUF6291 domain-containing protein — protein sequence MRDSFVFYKSYYEAIELLPKNQRADAYRAIFELMFNDNDITDELPNTAKAIFLMAKPTLEANNKRYENGKKGGRPKKANENQEENETETKTEPNQKPNENLSHNQTKTETKPNVNVNVNDNVNVNVNDNKEIDKVSVHFFFSDNQCVGKNSTCKRKSAMTINGKYYCSQHGRIELSKLGKMDLYKEADMPLLDKCLQDEKVQAGLEIIGKDEAFLKELLAYRRKIKKPFKTELGVRGVLKNLHDTSIATGKSIDELFAYMQEREWQTIQADYLRSSSPQKTSSKQDNFKQEAMEAISSFASRAKGVEHVG from the coding sequence ATGAGAGATAGTTTTGTATTCTACAAATCATATTATGAAGCGATAGAACTTCTACCAAAAAACCAAAGAGCTGACGCTTATCGTGCAATTTTTGAATTAATGTTTAATGATAATGATATTACCGATGAACTTCCAAACACTGCTAAAGCAATCTTTTTAATGGCAAAACCAACACTTGAAGCAAATAATAAACGATATGAGAATGGTAAGAAAGGCGGTAGACCTAAAAAAGCTAATGAAAACCAAGAGGAGAATGAAACAGAAACCAAAACAGAACCTAACCAAAAACCAAATGAAAACCTAAGCCATAACCAAACTAAAACCGAAACAAAACCTAATGTAAATGTAAATGTAAATGATAATGTAAATGTAAATGTAAATGATAATAAAGAGATAGATAAGGTCTCGGTTCATTTTTTCTTCTCGGATAATCAATGCGTAGGCAAAAATAGCACTTGTAAAAGAAAATCGGCTATGACAATTAATGGCAAGTATTATTGCTCACAGCATGGCAGGATTGAATTATCAAAACTCGGCAAAATGGATTTATATAAAGAAGCCGATATGCCTTTACTTGATAAATGCTTGCAAGATGAGAAGGTGCAAGCTGGACTTGAGATCATAGGCAAAGATGAAGCATTTCTCAAAGAGCTTCTTGCTTACAGGAGAAAAATCAAAAAGCCATTCAAGACGGAACTAGGCGTTAGAGGCGTATTGAAAAATCTGCATGATACGAGTATAGCTACTGGCAAAAGTATTGATGAGCTTTTTGCGTATATGCAAGAGCGTGAATGGCAGACAATACAGGCTGACTATCTGCGGAGCAGTTCACCACAAAAAACATCAAGCAAACAGGACAACTTCAAACAAGAGGCAATGGAAGCGATAAGCAGCTTTGCAAGTAGAGCGAAAGGAGTAGAGCATGTTGGCTGA
- a CDS encoding terminase small subunit codes for MAKKLTQKQEKFCLEYVKTGNASEAYRRAYNAKNMKDETIWSKASMLLERDKVRVRVEELRKKAEDEAIMSVQELMQFYTEVIRHDGVEMKDRLKAADQLSKLRGDYTQKIEHKGIVPVDVEIVIGKD; via the coding sequence ATGGCTAAAAAACTGACGCAAAAACAAGAGAAATTTTGTCTTGAGTATGTAAAAACAGGAAATGCAAGCGAGGCGTATAGAAGAGCTTATAACGCTAAAAATATGAAAGATGAAACTATTTGGTCAAAAGCTTCAATGTTGTTGGAAAGGGATAAGGTTAGGGTAAGGGTTGAAGAGCTGAGAAAAAAAGCCGAAGATGAAGCAATCATGAGTGTGCAAGAACTTATGCAGTTTTACACTGAGGTGATACGACACGATGGAGTAGAGATGAAGGATCGACTCAAAGCCGCTGATCAACTGAGCAAACTTAGAGGCGACTATACGCAAAAGATTGAGCACAAAGGCATCGTGCCAGTAGATGTGGAGATAGTCATTGGCAAAGATTAA
- the ssb gene encoding single-stranded DNA-binding protein yields the protein MNLNKVILLGNIVRDIELRYTSSGTAISKTAIAVNRKYKTQSGEQKEEVCFIDITFFGRSAEIANQYLGKGKQVLIEGRLVQEQWTDSNGQKRSKHSVQVENMQMLGCKQDGQQTQQVQQPEKTVQRQKQANRPEMDIDDDEIPF from the coding sequence ATGAACCTAAACAAAGTGATTTTACTTGGCAACATCGTCCGAGACATCGAACTGCGCTACACATCATCAGGCACGGCGATATCAAAAACCGCTATTGCCGTAAATCGAAAATACAAAACACAATCAGGTGAGCAAAAAGAGGAGGTTTGCTTCATAGACATCACCTTCTTTGGACGCTCCGCCGAAATTGCAAACCAATATCTTGGCAAAGGCAAACAGGTACTTATCGAGGGACGGCTTGTGCAGGAGCAGTGGACGGACAGCAACGGACAGAAAAGATCCAAGCATTCCGTGCAGGTTGAAAATATGCAGATGCTCGGGTGCAAACAGGATGGACAGCAAACGCAACAGGTGCAGCAACCAGAGAAAACCGTTCAAAGGCAAAAACAGGCGAATAGACCAGAGATGGATATAGATGATGATGAAATTCCATTTTAG
- a CDS encoding phage regulatory CII family protein — protein sequence MEDFAHEIGLSEGTLENKLKPASPYDLTLTEFIHIMDITAAYSPLEYIAKRYGYTLCKPETNPQKSDDPVIAVTLQAFSLEEVQGSLAKTIKEAIADGVLDEAEKSQINDIAHQLRKLAAELQESLK from the coding sequence ATGGAAGATTTTGCGCACGAAATTGGATTAAGTGAGGGGACGCTTGAAAACAAGTTGAAACCTGCGAGCCCATATGACCTGACACTTACGGAGTTCATTCATATAATGGATATTACTGCCGCCTACTCTCCTCTTGAATATATAGCCAAACGCTATGGCTACACCCTTTGCAAGCCAGAAACAAATCCTCAAAAATCAGATGATCCAGTTATTGCAGTCACACTACAGGCATTTAGCCTTGAGGAAGTGCAAGGTAGCCTTGCAAAAACTATCAAAGAGGCAATAGCTGATGGTGTATTAGATGAGGCAGAAAAAAGCCAAATTAATGATATCGCCCATCAGCTTAGAAAGCTTGCAGCTGAACTACAGGAGAGTTTGAAATGA
- the bet gene encoding phage recombination protein Bet: MKNEVVPKQTIALTQVSEEVIMDYLQSLGNNLPEHHIKKFIHIAKAFNLNPFLREIYGIPYGNNFNIIVGYEVPIKRAERSGKLAGWRAWTEGSPQNGDLKGCIEIKRKDWEEPFYHEVYFDEYNQNNSMWKSKPRTMIKKVAIAQGFRLAFPDELAGMPYTADEIEVEPVETPIIEHTNDTTTQERDIKKEFATYIANQGVPKQAFKQFAEFAMSKMDIDFKNDEVKIKLLEDKETLNGLIQSFLQYVSEAEEAL; this comes from the coding sequence ATGAAAAACGAAGTAGTACCAAAACAAACAATCGCACTTACTCAAGTAAGTGAAGAGGTAATCATGGATTATCTGCAAAGCTTGGGCAATAATCTACCCGAGCACCACATCAAAAAATTTATCCATATAGCAAAAGCTTTCAATCTTAATCCATTTCTTAGGGAGATTTACGGCATACCATACGGAAATAATTTTAACATCATAGTCGGCTATGAAGTCCCTATAAAAAGAGCTGAAAGAAGCGGAAAGCTTGCAGGATGGAGAGCTTGGACTGAGGGAAGCCCACAAAATGGAGATTTAAAAGGTTGTATCGAGATAAAAAGAAAAGACTGGGAAGAACCTTTCTATCACGAAGTCTATTTTGATGAATACAATCAAAATAACTCAATGTGGAAGAGCAAACCCAGAACTATGATTAAAAAAGTAGCAATAGCACAAGGATTTAGGCTTGCATTTCCGGATGAACTTGCTGGAATGCCTTATACAGCTGACGAGATAGAAGTAGAACCAGTTGAAACTCCAATCATTGAGCATACGAACGATACCACCACACAAGAAAGAGACATTAAAAAAGAGTTTGCAACATATATAGCTAATCAAGGGGTACCAAAACAAGCCTTTAAACAATTTGCAGAATTTGCAATGAGTAAGATGGATATTGATTTTAAAAATGATGAAGTAAAGATAAAACTACTTGAAGATAAAGAGACGTTAAATGGTCTCATTCAAAGCTTTTTGCAATATGTTAGCGAAGCTGAGGAAGCGCTATGA